ACGACGCGGCGCTCGGCCGCGGTGAGGCCGCCCCAGACACCGTAGGGCTCGGGCTGTATGAGGGCGTGCTCCCTGCACTCCACCATGACCGGGCACCTGGCGCAGACCTGCTTGGCGGCCTCCTCACGGGAGAGCCGGGCGGCCGTCGGCTCCTTCGACGGGGCGAAGAACAGCCCGGCCTCGTCCCGGCGGCACACCGCCTCCGAGTGCCAGGGGCCCGCCTGGTCCTCCCGCGCGGGAGTGCGCTGAGGAGGCACAGCGGCGACCTGCAGGGGCTGATGCGGCG
This DNA window, taken from Streptomyces nitrosporeus, encodes the following:
- a CDS encoding WhiB family transcriptional regulator, with product MLQPPHQPLQVAAVPPQRTPAREDQAGPWHSEAVCRRDEAGLFFAPSKEPTAARLSREEAAKQVCARCPVMVECREHALIQPEPYGVWGGLTAAERRVVLTRRRRRDIELKTAAPAGHVAAAG